The DNA window GCTTATGGAAGCAGAACAAGCGAGCGGGGGCGGGTTTACCCACGGGTTTTCCGTCCACCGTCACACCGGTCAAATCGGGGATGATGGTTGCTGCGGTTTCGAGGACTTTGCCCTCGATCGCGACGCGGCCATCTTCGATCATCCGCTCAACCTCGCGGCGGCTCGCAATACCGGCGCGAGCGAGCAGTTTGGCGATGCGGTGCCCCTCAGGGCGGGTGTCATCAGACTTGGGAGCAGCAGGGGTGGGGGTGATTTTTACCATGGCGCGCGGGTTACGCGCTCAATTGCCGCCACTCAACCGAAATCGGCGAGCGCCGCCTGTACGGTTTCGTGGAAGCGCAGGATACCCGTTTCAAGACTGCCAAGCGTCAATTCGGGAACTACCCCTGTTTCAAGACCCTGTTGGCCAAGCTCCGCCGCGCGGAAGTCTTCGCTGGCAAACACACCGCCATCGAGCAGGTTCCAGCTGCGATCCCAATGGTCGCGCGCTTTGTCGGTCTGTGGTTCTTCGGGAATTAACATGAAATCTTCGACAATTGTCTGATTATGCGCATTCGGCATCAGCACCATCACATTGACGTAATCGGGGCTGGGGATGATGATGGTCGCTGGCAGCAATTGATAGGCGAAGGTAATTACCCGCCGCATTGCTGCCATATCATTCAAGTCGATACCCTCCAGATCCTCCAGCCTTCCCACGGCAGAGCGTGCGTGTGGGCCGATCATATCGCCGGCGGTAATCCCGTCTTTGAAAAACGGTCCGATGGTTTTCGCATGGAGGCGGGTGACGTGGTAGCTTTCGAGGAAAGCGTCCATGATCAGTTTCCAGTTGCCGGCAACTTGATGTGTCTTGCGGCGATAAAGATGGTGGTTTGCCATTCCGAACGCGTCGAAATCTTCGCCAAGTGTCTTAGCCATGGTGAAGTCGGCGCCTTGCACCGGCGCAAACCAGATCAGCCCGCCCGCCTCGACGCTGGGCAATTCGACCAGCGAATTTTCCGACTTATCAAGGCC is part of the Pontixanthobacter gangjinensis genome and encodes:
- a CDS encoding aromatic ring-hydroxylating oxygenase subunit alpha; translated protein: MNNAGTMSADLPPASSPTAGQLALAQAIAREETRNSAGITHVPASVYTDPAHWLREKAALFDRLPQVIAPSALLPEPGMAVPHDQTGRPLLITRDAEGTAHVFLNVCRHRGTRLVEGADVQCAKRLVCPYHAWTYKLDGKLLALPRPDTFPGLDKSENSLVELPSVEAGGLIWFAPVQGADFTMAKTLGEDFDAFGMANHHLYRRKTHQVAGNWKLIMDAFLESYHVTRLHAKTIGPFFKDGITAGDMIGPHARSAVGRLEDLEGIDLNDMAAMRRVITFAYQLLPATIIIPSPDYVNVMVLMPNAHNQTIVEDFMLIPEEPQTDKARDHWDRSWNLLDGGVFASEDFRAAELGQQGLETGVVPELTLGSLETGILRFHETVQAALADFG